From one Silene latifolia isolate original U9 population unplaced genomic scaffold, ASM4854445v1 scaffold_351, whole genome shotgun sequence genomic stretch:
- the LOC141639351 gene encoding uncharacterized protein LOC141639351, whose amino-acid sequence MSSKRGDPGSLSIPCVVGGVPITRALCDLGASVSVLPLKVAKNVGIYDLIPTNMTLQLAYRSIKHPLGMLEDVLVKVGKYLIPTDFVILDIPEDSHTPIIFGRPFLTTGGVLIDARDGRLTFGILVDIVEVNLPKLVKGPKIALICTIEAIDKVVEEVAKEET is encoded by the coding sequence ATGTCAAGTAAGCGTGGTGACCCGGGGAGCTTATCTATTCCATGTGTAGTTGGCGGTGTCCCGATTACTAGAGCTCTATGTGActtaggggcaagtgtgagtgttctCCCCTTAAAGGTTGCAAAGAATGTTGGTATCTATGATCTTATCCCAACAAATATGACCCTTCAATTGGCATATAGATCAATCAAACACCCCTTGGGGATGCTTGAGGATGTACTCGTCAAAGTTGGAAAATACTTAATTCCCACCGACTTTGTCATCCTAGATATCCCCGAGGATAGCCACACCCCAATCATCTTTGGTAGGCCCTTCTTGACTACAGGAGGAGTCTTGATAGACGCGAGAGATGGGCGGCTAACCTTTGGGATATTGGTTGACATTGTTGAAGTTAACCTTCCTAAGCTTGTGAAAGGTCCCAAGATAGCCCTAATATGCACCATTGAAGCTATTGACAAAGTTGTTGAAGAAGTGGCTAAGGAAGAGACGTAA